The Antarcticibacterium sp. 1MA-6-2 genome has a window encoding:
- a CDS encoding DUF4870 domain-containing protein produces MESSLKNPDKTIAAFIHISTFSKYFLPFGNFIFPLVLWTAKQQDPFVDHHGKQALNFQISIFLYFIFLVCLGIAGIIFIGVKLDSLDNLIFHNHFHELFQLTQAVPLLIFIGIIGLLLLGLFILEIVAVITATVKASNGEAYNYPFTINFITPTSVENHQSKNEQFNNTQI; encoded by the coding sequence ATGGAATCATCACTCAAAAATCCTGACAAAACCATCGCCGCCTTTATTCACATTTCAACTTTCTCAAAGTATTTTTTACCCTTTGGAAATTTTATTTTTCCATTAGTACTTTGGACCGCAAAACAACAAGACCCGTTTGTTGATCATCACGGCAAACAAGCGCTAAATTTTCAAATTAGCATCTTTTTGTACTTTATCTTTCTGGTTTGCCTGGGAATAGCGGGAATTATTTTTATAGGAGTAAAATTAGACTCGCTGGACAATTTAATTTTCCATAATCATTTTCACGAATTATTTCAACTCACCCAGGCTGTGCCCCTTCTTATTTTTATAGGTATAATTGGCTTGCTGTTATTAGGTTTATTTATCCTGGAAATAGTGGCTGTTATAACTGCAACAGTAAAAGCGAGTAACGGCGAAGCTTACAACTATCCATTTACCATCAATTTCATCACTCCAACTTCGGTTGAAAATCATCAATCAAAAAATGAACAGTTTAACAACACTCAAATTTAA
- the accC gene encoding acetyl-CoA carboxylase biotin carboxylase subunit has protein sequence MKKILVANRGEIALRVMKTVQKMGIKTVAVFSTADRNAPHVKFADEAICIGEASSTESYLRGDKIIAAAKQLGVDGIHPGYGFLSENAGFAEKVEQNGITWIGPGSKAITIMGSKLAAKDAVKEYDIPMVPGIDEAITDTVKARKIANEIGYPILIKASAYGGGKGMRIVEKEKDLESQMKRAISEAESAFGDGAVFIEKYIGSPRHVEIQILADTHGNTLHLFERECSIQRRHQKVVEEAPSVVLTEELRKKMGEAAVKVAEACDYVGAGTVEFLVDENNNFYFLEMNTRLQVEHPVTELITGLDLVEQQIRIARGEAFSFTQEDLEIKGHALELRVYAEDPIDDFMPSVGLLKKYKLPEGPGVRVDNGFEEGMEVPIYYDPMLAKLITYGANREEAIQLMLKAISSYEVEGISTTLPFGKFVFEHEAFRSGNFDTHFVKNYYSAEKLQEETCEEARIAAMIALSQYLKDQKKLRLPSVKH, from the coding sequence ATGAAGAAAATATTAGTAGCAAACAGGGGTGAGATTGCACTTAGAGTGATGAAGACGGTGCAGAAAATGGGAATTAAAACTGTAGCCGTTTTTTCAACAGCTGACAGGAATGCACCTCATGTAAAATTTGCCGATGAAGCAATTTGTATAGGAGAAGCATCCTCAACTGAATCTTACTTAAGGGGAGATAAAATTATTGCTGCAGCAAAGCAACTGGGAGTAGATGGAATTCATCCCGGTTATGGATTCTTAAGTGAAAATGCGGGTTTTGCAGAGAAGGTGGAGCAAAACGGTATCACCTGGATTGGACCTGGCTCAAAGGCCATTACCATTATGGGAAGCAAACTTGCCGCTAAGGATGCAGTAAAAGAATATGATATTCCTATGGTTCCGGGAATTGATGAGGCTATAACAGATACCGTGAAGGCCAGGAAAATTGCTAATGAAATAGGTTATCCAATCCTTATTAAAGCATCTGCTTATGGGGGAGGAAAAGGAATGAGGATAGTAGAAAAAGAAAAGGACCTGGAAAGCCAGATGAAAAGAGCAATAAGTGAAGCAGAATCTGCTTTTGGTGATGGCGCTGTCTTTATCGAAAAATACATTGGCTCTCCCCGTCACGTAGAGATCCAGATCCTTGCTGACACCCACGGTAACACTCTTCATCTTTTCGAAAGAGAGTGCAGTATCCAGAGGAGGCATCAAAAAGTAGTAGAGGAAGCTCCATCTGTAGTGTTAACAGAGGAATTGCGAAAAAAAATGGGAGAGGCAGCTGTAAAAGTCGCAGAAGCCTGTGATTATGTAGGTGCTGGTACAGTTGAATTTTTGGTAGACGAAAACAATAATTTTTATTTCCTTGAAATGAATACCCGCTTGCAGGTGGAACATCCGGTAACCGAACTTATCACGGGACTGGATCTTGTAGAACAACAAATTAGAATTGCGCGGGGTGAGGCATTTTCTTTTACCCAGGAGGATCTTGAAATAAAGGGTCACGCTTTAGAATTGCGGGTTTATGCAGAAGACCCGATAGATGATTTTATGCCCAGTGTAGGCCTGTTGAAAAAATACAAATTGCCGGAAGGACCAGGGGTGAGGGTCGATAATGGATTTGAGGAGGGAATGGAAGTTCCTATATATTACGACCCAATGCTGGCCAAACTTATTACCTATGGAGCTAACCGGGAAGAAGCAATACAATTGATGCTGAAGGCTATAAGTAGTTATGAAGTGGAAGGAATTAGTACCACTCTTCCTTTTGGAAAATTTGTGTTTGAACACGAAGCCTTCCGCAGCGGGAATTTTGACACTCATTTTGTAAAAAATTATTATTCTGCTGAAAAGCTTCAGGAAGAAACCTGCGAAGAAGCGAGAATTGCCGCAATGATAGCCCTTAGCCAGTATTTAAAGGACCAAAAGAAGCTGAGGTTACCATCAGTCAAACATTAA
- a CDS encoding TIGR00266 family protein, producing the protein MNAHEIDYQIFGEEMQYVELELDPREAVIAEAGNFMMMDSGVKMDTIFGDGSKQDEGFLGKVLGAGKRLLTGESLFMTSFTNEVQGKKKVSFASPYPGKIIPIDLTKYSGKFICQKDAFLCAAKGVSIGIEFSRKLGRGFFGGEGFIMQKIEGDGMAFVHAGGTMARKELQPGEKLNVDTGCIIGFTRDINYDIEFIGGIRNSLFGGEGLFYASLTGPGIVYVQSLPFSRLANRVLQAAPQGGGKDKGEGSILGGLGDVIGGDRRF; encoded by the coding sequence ATGAATGCACACGAAATAGATTATCAAATATTTGGAGAGGAGATGCAATATGTAGAGCTTGAGCTGGATCCACGGGAAGCAGTAATTGCTGAAGCAGGTAACTTCATGATGATGGATAGCGGAGTAAAAATGGATACAATCTTTGGAGATGGTTCCAAACAAGATGAAGGATTTTTGGGAAAAGTATTGGGAGCAGGTAAAAGATTGTTAACTGGCGAAAGTCTTTTTATGACCTCTTTTACTAATGAAGTACAGGGAAAGAAGAAAGTAAGTTTTGCATCTCCTTATCCTGGTAAAATTATTCCAATAGACCTTACAAAGTATAGTGGAAAATTTATTTGTCAAAAAGATGCTTTTTTATGTGCTGCCAAAGGCGTTTCTATTGGTATAGAATTCAGTAGGAAGTTAGGAAGAGGATTCTTTGGCGGGGAAGGGTTTATAATGCAAAAGATCGAAGGTGACGGAATGGCATTTGTGCATGCGGGAGGAACAATGGCTCGTAAAGAATTGCAACCGGGGGAAAAGTTAAATGTCGATACGGGATGTATTATTGGTTTTACCCGTGATATAAATTATGATATAGAATTTATTGGAGGTATCCGCAATTCCCTGTTTGGAGGGGAAGGACTATTCTATGCTTCCCTTACTGGTCCAGGAATTGTTTACGTACAATCCTTACCATTTAGCCGATTAGCGAATAGAGTCCTGCAAGCTGCACCACAAGGAGGTGGAAAAGATAAAGGAGAAGGCAGTATTCTAGGGGGATTAGGTGACGTTATTGGAGGAGACAGGAGATTCTAA
- the trxB gene encoding thioredoxin-disulfide reductase codes for MTDKLERIKCLIIGSGPAGYTAAIYAARADMHPVMYTGMEPGGQLTTTTEVDNFPGYPHGVDGPSMMIDLQNQAERFGTQVRIGMVTEVEFNKEPGGIHKAQIDNAKWVEAETVIISTGATAKYLGLPSEQRLRGGGVSACAVCDGFFYKNQEVAIVGGGDTAAEEATYLANICKKVTMLVRGDEMRASKAMQHRVTSTKNIDLRYNTEVDEVIGEQVVEGLRMVNSKTGVKEQIEITGLFIAIGHKPNTDIFKGQLDMDEMGYLITPGKSTKTNIPGVFASGDVQDKEYRQAITAAGTGCMAALDAERYLSAVEEVSEKEITA; via the coding sequence ATGACCGATAAACTGGAAAGAATAAAATGTCTAATAATTGGCTCGGGACCTGCGGGATATACAGCGGCTATTTATGCTGCACGAGCAGATATGCATCCTGTAATGTATACAGGAATGGAACCCGGCGGCCAACTTACCACTACAACTGAAGTTGATAACTTCCCCGGTTATCCCCACGGAGTTGATGGACCTTCAATGATGATAGACCTTCAAAATCAGGCAGAGCGGTTTGGGACTCAGGTGAGAATAGGAATGGTGACTGAAGTTGAATTTAACAAAGAACCGGGTGGAATTCACAAAGCCCAAATAGATAATGCCAAATGGGTAGAGGCAGAAACTGTTATTATTTCTACAGGTGCAACAGCAAAATATTTAGGTTTACCCAGTGAACAAAGATTAAGAGGTGGGGGAGTATCTGCCTGTGCAGTATGCGACGGGTTTTTCTATAAAAATCAGGAAGTAGCTATTGTAGGTGGGGGAGACACTGCTGCTGAAGAGGCCACTTACCTGGCAAATATTTGTAAAAAAGTGACAATGCTTGTGAGAGGTGATGAAATGAGAGCATCTAAAGCAATGCAACACCGGGTTACCAGCACGAAAAATATTGATCTTCGCTATAATACTGAAGTTGATGAAGTAATTGGAGAACAAGTCGTGGAAGGTTTGAGGATGGTCAATAGTAAGACTGGAGTAAAAGAACAAATAGAAATTACAGGTTTATTTATAGCAATTGGCCATAAACCAAATACTGATATTTTTAAGGGGCAGTTGGATATGGATGAAATGGGTTATCTTATTACTCCCGGAAAATCTACAAAGACAAATATTCCGGGTGTTTTTGCTTCTGGAGATGTACAAGATAAAGAGTACCGCCAGGCTATAACTGCTGCGGGTACAGGTTGTATGGCCGCACTGGATGCAGAGAGATATTTGAGCGCTGTTGAGGAAGTTTCAGAAAAGGAAATTACAGCCTAA
- a CDS encoding PspC domain-containing protein — MNKTVNINLASVFFHIDEDAYAKLQHYLEAIKRSLMNTQGREEIIADIEARIAELFSEKLKNDRQVVSSKEVDEVIATMGQPEDYMVDEEIFEDEPVYSRPRTSGKQLFRDTERSYIGGVSSGLGHYLGIQTLWVRLLWILLTILSSGAFILIYIALWIFVPEAKTTADKLSMRGEEVNITNIEKKIREGFEDVSGRVRSVDYQKYGTKAKNGASSAATGLGSVILFILNIFVKLIGVMLLLIAGTTLIGLFIGLFTVGTFGLFEAPWADYIEMTAIGVPIWVVSLLVFFAIGIPFFFLFILGLKILVKKLKTIGTPAKLVLLGLWLLSVIGLAVIGIQQATQRAFTGEVILTETLPITSQDTLYLSMNSNPQFSSGPFHGDVSVKYDENDQKVIYTTDVRLVVKSTRDSTGRIEIIKIAQGGNMKNARDRAERINYSTSFKDGKLLLDSYLTSDLKENFRNQEVRVVVYLPEGSTLYAEENISSFHRSSDYFGNILNYDSEEKFLKIQTNSAVCEDCPEEELNNWETESESDESWEEREIEEDTLSTPADTTDEVNIEVTF, encoded by the coding sequence ATGAATAAGACAGTAAATATAAATCTTGCTAGCGTATTCTTCCATATAGACGAGGATGCTTATGCCAAATTGCAGCACTATCTGGAGGCTATTAAGCGCTCTTTAATGAATACCCAGGGCAGGGAGGAGATTATTGCAGATATAGAAGCACGTATAGCAGAACTTTTTAGTGAGAAACTTAAAAATGATCGCCAGGTCGTAAGCTCTAAAGAAGTTGACGAAGTGATTGCCACTATGGGTCAACCTGAAGATTATATGGTTGATGAGGAAATCTTTGAAGATGAACCTGTTTATTCCCGTCCCCGTACTTCCGGAAAACAACTTTTTCGCGATACAGAGCGCTCCTATATTGGAGGTGTATCATCGGGCTTAGGCCATTATCTTGGCATACAGACCCTTTGGGTTAGATTACTTTGGATTTTATTGACTATTCTGTCCAGTGGTGCATTTATCCTTATCTATATTGCCTTATGGATCTTTGTTCCCGAAGCAAAAACCACTGCCGATAAACTGTCCATGCGAGGTGAAGAAGTCAATATAACTAATATTGAGAAAAAGATAAGAGAAGGATTTGAAGATGTCTCAGGACGAGTACGCAGTGTAGATTATCAAAAGTACGGCACCAAAGCCAAAAACGGAGCCTCCTCTGCCGCTACAGGTCTGGGGTCTGTAATTCTTTTTATTCTCAACATTTTTGTAAAATTAATTGGAGTAATGCTCCTCCTAATTGCCGGAACAACTCTTATTGGACTCTTCATTGGCCTATTTACAGTAGGTACTTTTGGCTTATTTGAAGCTCCCTGGGCCGATTATATTGAAATGACTGCAATAGGTGTCCCCATTTGGGTGGTGTCCTTGTTAGTCTTTTTTGCAATAGGAATTCCATTTTTCTTTCTGTTCATTTTAGGACTGAAGATCCTGGTTAAAAAATTAAAGACCATTGGAACTCCTGCTAAACTGGTTCTACTAGGATTATGGTTACTTTCTGTTATAGGGCTTGCCGTTATAGGAATACAACAAGCTACGCAAAGAGCTTTTACTGGTGAAGTTATTCTTACCGAGACCCTGCCCATAACTTCTCAGGACACGCTGTATCTATCGATGAACAGTAATCCACAGTTTTCTTCGGGTCCTTTTCATGGAGATGTATCAGTGAAATACGATGAGAATGATCAAAAGGTTATATATACTACAGATGTAAGACTGGTAGTAAAATCAACAAGAGATTCTACAGGACGTATCGAAATTATTAAAATTGCCCAGGGTGGAAATATGAAAAATGCCAGAGATCGAGCTGAAAGAATAAATTACTCTACCAGTTTTAAAGACGGAAAGCTTCTCCTGGATTCTTATTTAACATCAGATCTTAAGGAGAATTTCCGAAATCAGGAAGTTAGAGTTGTAGTTTATTTACCTGAAGGAAGCACCCTTTATGCTGAAGAAAATATTTCATCCTTCCACAGGTCATCAGATTACTTCGGGAATATTCTCAATTACGACTCTGAAGAAAAGTTTCTGAAGATTCAAACCAACTCTGCTGTTTGTGAAGATTGTCCCGAGGAAGAATTAAATAACTGGGAAACCGAATCTGAAAGCGATGAATCCTGGGAAGAAAGAGAGATAGAAGAAGATACTCTAAGCACTCCTGCAGATACTACAGATGAGGTAAACATTGAGGTCACATTTTAA
- a CDS encoding glycosyltransferase codes for MLKKPVQQEKNSKRKLLSKEFKKEQQEYTMVVFCHLRWEFVYQRPQHLISRMAKDYKILFIEEPIGYNINEEGEYQLEIINENLHILKPRVKDIASIKPILEKLLKDSRPEVAWFYSAAFSPLLADFNFEKVVYDCMDELSLFKGAAPELMHQEKFLISEADVIFTGGKSLYESKEKHHNNVHCFPSSVEREHFEKARTNIPVPGDIENIKSPIVGYFGVIDERINLDLLHKTALLQPEISFVMIGPLAKIGEEDLPREENIHYLGMKSYKELPNYLKAFDIAMMPFALNDATKFISPTKTLEYMAAGKPIISTAIKDVQRDYSHCIPIVATAEEFAKQIKEILNDNKSSQTTGEYNTILNNTSWDSTAAQMKQLLKTKAQ; via the coding sequence ATGTTAAAGAAACCAGTCCAGCAGGAAAAAAATTCCAAAAGAAAATTACTTAGTAAAGAATTTAAAAAAGAACAACAGGAATACACTATGGTTGTTTTTTGTCACTTGAGGTGGGAATTCGTTTATCAACGTCCGCAACACCTCATTAGCAGGATGGCAAAAGATTATAAAATCCTTTTCATTGAAGAACCCATAGGATATAATATAAATGAGGAAGGAGAATATCAACTGGAAATCATAAATGAAAATCTTCATATTCTAAAACCCCGAGTTAAAGATATTGCTTCAATTAAACCCATCCTGGAAAAATTACTTAAAGACAGTAGACCAGAGGTGGCGTGGTTCTATTCTGCTGCTTTTAGCCCTCTTTTAGCCGACTTTAATTTTGAGAAAGTTGTATATGATTGTATGGATGAATTATCACTTTTTAAAGGTGCAGCTCCTGAATTAATGCATCAGGAAAAGTTCCTGATTTCTGAAGCTGATGTAATTTTTACAGGGGGAAAATCTCTTTACGAATCTAAAGAAAAACATCACAACAATGTCCATTGTTTCCCAAGTTCAGTAGAAAGAGAACATTTTGAAAAAGCAAGAACAAATATCCCGGTTCCAGGGGATATAGAAAATATCAAAAGTCCTATCGTAGGTTATTTTGGCGTAATAGACGAAAGAATTAATCTGGACCTCCTACATAAAACTGCTTTACTTCAACCCGAAATTTCTTTTGTTATGATTGGACCTCTCGCAAAAATTGGAGAGGAGGATCTGCCAAGGGAGGAAAATATTCACTATTTAGGAATGAAATCTTATAAGGAATTGCCTAATTACTTAAAAGCCTTTGATATAGCTATGATGCCCTTCGCACTTAATGATGCCACAAAATTTATTAGCCCTACTAAAACTCTGGAATATATGGCCGCAGGAAAACCTATAATCTCCACTGCAATAAAAGATGTACAAAGAGACTACAGTCACTGCATTCCCATTGTTGCAACTGCTGAAGAATTTGCCAAACAAATTAAAGAAATATTAAATGACAACAAGAGTAGCCAAACAACAGGTGAATACAATACTATTTTGAACAACACCTCGTGGGATTCAACAGCTGCTCAAATGAAACAATTATTAAAAACGAAAGCACAATGA
- a CDS encoding acetyl-CoA carboxylase biotin carboxyl carrier protein subunit, with protein MEKKYKVRVNDSLEFEFSEEELNSLDDREITAGNFHILENNRSVKGEIINSEFLKRAYRVKINNSGYDVKIFNELDQLIEKMGLSLSAGKVQNDLKAPMPGLILEVNVKEGDEVNEGDYLLVLEAMKMENTLTAPRDGVVKSVSVEKGQTVDKNQLLIEME; from the coding sequence ATGGAAAAAAAATATAAAGTGAGGGTGAATGATTCTCTGGAATTTGAATTTTCCGAAGAGGAATTAAATTCTCTGGATGACAGAGAAATAACCGCAGGTAATTTTCATATTTTGGAAAATAACAGATCTGTCAAAGGGGAAATTATTAATTCTGAATTCCTGAAGCGTGCTTATCGCGTTAAGATTAATAATAGTGGTTACGACGTAAAGATTTTCAATGAACTGGACCAATTGATTGAAAAAATGGGATTGTCTTTAAGTGCAGGCAAGGTACAAAATGATCTAAAGGCGCCCATGCCAGGACTAATCCTGGAAGTTAATGTAAAAGAGGGAGATGAGGTCAATGAGGGAGATTATTTACTGGTCCTTGAAGCAATGAAAATGGAGAACACTTTAACAGCACCAAGAGACGGCGTCGTAAAATCTGTTTCAGTAGAAAAAGGACAAACAGTAGATAAGAATCAGTTACTTATTGAAATGGAATAA
- a CDS encoding class I SAM-dependent methyltransferase has product MTKNNKDHWEKIYKSKNIDEVSWYQEKPLVALDFIKSFKLKKEAAIIDIGGGDSLLADHLLAEGYKNITVLDISEEALEKAKERLGKKA; this is encoded by the coding sequence ATGACAAAAAATAATAAAGATCACTGGGAAAAGATCTATAAGAGCAAAAATATCGATGAGGTAAGCTGGTATCAGGAAAAACCTTTAGTAGCACTTGATTTTATTAAAAGTTTTAAACTCAAAAAGGAGGCTGCAATAATAGATATAGGGGGAGGCGACAGTTTGCTGGCAGATCATCTTTTAGCTGAAGGATATAAAAATATTACAGTTTTGGATATTTCAGAAGAGGCTCTGGAAAAAGCTAAAGAAAGATTGGGGAAAAAAGCCTAG
- a CDS encoding NAD(P)-dependent oxidoreductase, which yields MKNRMKFNKIVCVDKTKIQDWAIEELQSLSEQEVLNYTDYPESKEEIQDRIGDAEAIFVSWHTQIDEEIIGKCTNLKYIGMCCSLYDDESANVAVNFARERGIVVKGIKDYGDPGVVEFIVSELVRLLHGLGKHQWKEMPMELTNRKIGIIGLGTTGQLLAQCLLPFGGELYYYSRTRKEEWEARGVNYLPLNHLLQTVEIISLHLPKNTPLLTEKNFVAFGSGKILINTSLGLPFEKEAFQHWINNPSNFSIFDGDGKKELNQEVEGRNNIITTQKSA from the coding sequence GTGAAAAATAGAATGAAATTTAATAAGATCGTATGCGTAGACAAGACCAAAATTCAGGATTGGGCAATTGAGGAGCTACAGAGTCTGAGTGAACAGGAAGTTTTAAATTATACTGATTACCCGGAGAGCAAAGAAGAAATACAGGACAGGATAGGTGATGCTGAAGCAATTTTTGTGTCCTGGCACACTCAAATAGATGAAGAAATTATCGGGAAGTGTACAAATTTGAAGTACATAGGAATGTGTTGCAGTTTATATGATGATGAGTCAGCAAACGTAGCAGTGAATTTTGCGCGTGAAAGAGGAATAGTAGTTAAGGGCATAAAGGACTATGGTGATCCCGGAGTTGTAGAATTTATCGTTTCAGAATTAGTGCGTTTACTTCATGGCCTGGGGAAGCATCAGTGGAAAGAGATGCCAATGGAACTTACGAATAGAAAAATAGGAATTATAGGTTTGGGTACTACGGGGCAACTTTTAGCTCAATGCCTGCTGCCGTTTGGGGGAGAACTGTATTACTACAGTCGAACCAGGAAAGAGGAGTGGGAAGCGAGAGGAGTGAACTATTTGCCGCTGAACCACTTATTACAAACTGTAGAAATTATTTCTCTTCATCTGCCCAAAAACACTCCCTTACTTACAGAAAAAAACTTTGTCGCATTTGGTTCCGGAAAAATTTTAATTAATACCTCCCTTGGCCTACCCTTTGAAAAAGAAGCCTTTCAGCACTGGATTAATAACCCTTCAAATTTTTCGATTTTTGATGGAGACGGGAAAAAAGAACTCAATCAGGAAGTAGAAGGAAGAAATAATATTATTACTACACAAAAAAGTGCTTAG
- the glf gene encoding UDP-galactopyranose mutase, with amino-acid sequence MKVDVLIIGAGISGAVLAERYAAIGKKVLILEKRSHIAGNCYDYIDENGILVSKYGAHLFHTNEEEVWKYVNKFSEWYDWEHKVIAKVDGKLVPIPVNITTVNKLFNENISSEEEMKDWLEKNRIDIQDPQNGKEAVLSKVGPELYEKMFRHYTKKQWDKYPEELDASVLDRIPVRTNYDDRYFSDKYQALPKGGYTKLFEKILSHPNIHIELNTDYFDVKDKIEGYSKLFYTGPIDRFFEFKYSLEDKLEYRSINFVSETVNKDFFQENSVVNYPGMEVEYTRIIEYKHFGHQQAGKTTIVKEFTVDTGEPYYPVPNQKNREIYERYKKEADQLKDIYFVGRLANYKYFNMDQAFKNALDLFKNLEGKSKRTRIARNEKKTVHRVQ; translated from the coding sequence ATGAAAGTAGATGTTCTAATTATTGGGGCGGGAATATCTGGAGCTGTACTGGCAGAAAGATATGCTGCAATTGGAAAAAAAGTTTTAATTCTGGAAAAAAGATCTCATATCGCCGGGAACTGTTATGACTATATAGACGAGAACGGAATTTTAGTTTCAAAATATGGGGCACATTTATTTCACACTAATGAAGAAGAGGTTTGGAAATATGTAAACAAATTTTCTGAATGGTACGACTGGGAACATAAGGTTATTGCTAAAGTAGATGGCAAGCTGGTTCCTATCCCGGTAAATATCACTACTGTTAACAAGCTATTTAATGAAAATATTTCTTCGGAAGAAGAGATGAAAGACTGGCTGGAAAAGAACAGAATTGATATTCAGGATCCGCAGAATGGAAAAGAAGCAGTACTCTCTAAAGTAGGTCCGGAATTATATGAGAAAATGTTCCGGCATTATACGAAAAAGCAATGGGATAAATACCCCGAGGAATTAGATGCTTCTGTACTTGACCGAATCCCGGTTAGGACAAACTATGATGACAGGTATTTTTCAGATAAATATCAGGCATTACCAAAGGGCGGTTACACTAAATTGTTCGAGAAGATACTTTCTCACCCAAACATTCATATAGAACTTAACACAGATTACTTTGACGTAAAGGATAAGATAGAAGGATATTCTAAATTATTTTATACTGGTCCTATTGACAGGTTCTTTGAATTTAAATATAGCCTTGAAGACAAGTTAGAATATCGCTCTATCAATTTTGTAAGCGAAACAGTTAACAAGGATTTTTTTCAGGAAAATTCTGTTGTAAATTATCCCGGAATGGAAGTAGAATACACTCGTATTATTGAGTACAAGCATTTTGGTCACCAACAAGCGGGTAAAACTACAATAGTAAAAGAATTTACCGTAGATACAGGCGAACCTTATTATCCTGTACCAAATCAAAAAAACAGGGAGATCTATGAGCGGTACAAAAAAGAGGCTGACCAGCTGAAGGATATCTACTTTGTAGGGAGGCTGGCAAATTATAAATATTTTAATATGGATCAGGCATTTAAGAATGCACTGGATCTTTTTAAAAATCTTGAAGGTAAATCTAAAAGAACAAGAATCGCACGCAATGAAAAGAAAACAGTTCACAGGGTTCAATAG
- a CDS encoding PadR family transcriptional regulator, with amino-acid sequence MNIENTKAQMRKGVLEYCILSVLRDNDAYVAEILETLKDAKLLVVEGTIYPLLTRLKNAGLLNYRWEESTSGPPRKYYGLTADGKIFLKELTHTWDELQTAVTIVTTQKNRNHE; translated from the coding sequence ATGAACATTGAAAACACCAAGGCGCAGATGCGCAAGGGCGTTCTGGAATATTGCATCCTGTCAGTGCTTAGAGACAACGATGCATATGTCGCAGAAATCCTAGAAACGCTCAAAGACGCTAAGCTGCTCGTGGTTGAAGGAACCATTTACCCCCTTCTAACCCGCCTCAAAAATGCCGGACTTCTTAATTACAGGTGGGAAGAATCCACCAGCGGTCCTCCAAGGAAATATTACGGACTTACAGCAGATGGTAAAATATTTTTAAAAGAATTAACCCATACCTGGGACGAACTTCAAACAGCTGTAACCATTGTAACCACCCAAAAAAACAGGAATCATGAATAA